From Penicillium psychrofluorescens genome assembly, chromosome: 6, one genomic window encodes:
- a CDS encoding uncharacterized protein (ID:PFLUO_008819-T1.cds;~source:funannotate): protein MFSTRSIGRQAFSLSKRSQARWVSSLEGNPYIYVFSNKDATNGSHILSLLPSEPVNPELAIGVSTKLPPTTDSFTENPKFLGTLQEVVSKHAHEDPDAKSQAQVMASTAGANLSSGGVLLTGQRGRRRRAETGDSSGGASGQGGAGSGARGGWIHISDSRRPPEFGRIAWPEDIFGSLEVEGNGQFAGGDGNYQSSGTYRIVTRDGILGLSPFLREKLVQRLRELEKK from the exons ATGTTCTCCACAAGATCAATTGGTCGCCAGGCCTTCTCTTTATCTAAACGATCTCAGGCTCGCTGGGTATCGTCTTTGGAGGGCAACCCATACATA TACGTCTTCTCCAACAAGGACGCCACAAATGGAAGCCACATTCTCTCTTTGCTTCCATCCGAACCTGTCAACCCCGAGCTAGCTATCGGAGTCTCGACCAAACTGCCACCCACCACAGATTCCTTCACAGAGAATCCCAAGTTCCTCGGGACGCTCCAAGAAGTGGTATCTAAACATGCGCACGAGGATCCGGATGCCAAATCGCAAGCGCAGGTTATGGCATCAACGGCCGGAGCAAACCTGAGCTCCGGGGGCGTACTCCTGACCGGTCAGCGAGGCAGGAGACGCCGCGCAGAAACGGGCGACTCCAGTGGCGGAGCTAGTGGTCAAGGCGGCGCGGGATCAGGGGCCAGAGGCGGCTGGATCCATATATCCGATAGCAGACGGCCCCCTGAATTTGGAAGAATTGCTTG GCCGGAAGATATATTTGGAAGCctggaggtggaggggaaTGGTCAGTTTGCTGGTGGCGATGGAAACTATCAATCGAGTG GCACTTACAGGATTGTGACTCGGGATGGGAT TTTGGGACTGAGCCCTTTCCTTCGAGAAAAGCTGGTGCAACGATTGCGCGAACTTGAGAAGAAATAG
- a CDS encoding uncharacterized protein (ID:PFLUO_008820-T1.cds;~source:funannotate): MATPSAKPVATPTHLTSSPHPSAPVPRSFAHKSPLTRTPSASGPAQLHQISTSLQYATPLAVTSGVDDTVSFSSPSALLALGGYSGISPSPAVNDGLVGAGMHENDIQNLGMGFKLRVPRDNDAVQKRRIEEVVQCLRARVAGRGVSREGIERLSRLEGFESIWQEDNINIAGNFVDLEIEFHPGHNAVKDVSLRYATPEYTEGERRDEATAVLKRNLVQSPLDAECGNWKPPQGFYENLQWLAKHDKLSQEINCFEALEGLEENFRRIWGEEGKTAKYDGDHEHLCTGVIGRPSMHKGARIGLGLEYWVEQAKVLDAKEKSTSPDAMVIDRPEHQDLEDQPRIWSIMLECEEGYPSLRISKEWVGSEVFTVGERNDSLPSNGAAGSVNWLDPPQTMRLLHGNHPDPMALDSSMLESSAPNRRFVAKLDPALDVPILAASDIYRHLGMQLPQEFKIFTYDGLLVPEWSPLSSTDPSPQSGRRRQTKSVHTFGSRGEPYKKQHSYYFQAFESVAGRTIRDLPFSHPRQLADILPVLRQYALLASLIRTTFHSIKKTDEKEKSYEKQPKSPSSALEPSIFKGTNGLINLSNDDPSESRLDSLLGKNDDDSEDESIKRKNTTGISKDDVKVDVTLRTQLGHAPALMLLLTIPGGNDPTSSESSQPMPESRQVSICLEVGLNGRISTVDLAGLLDEEPTDDGDAEMQGADGAGSSAQEMRKKIARVLEISQDLGILVEWVLRWLRERAGA; the protein is encoded by the exons ATGGCAACTCCATCGGCGAAACCAGTTGCGACACCCACCCACCTTACGTCCTCCCCACACCCGTCGGCGCCCGTCCCTCGATCCTTCGCGCATAAATCACCCTTGACAAGAACGCCATCAGCCTCGGGACCTGCTCAGTTACACCAGATCAGCACTTCTCTTCAATATGCCACGCCTCTCGCCGTGACAAGTGGCGTGGACGATACCGTAAGCTTCAGCTCGCCCTCTGCACTTTTGGCTCTTGGCGGCTATAGCGGGATCAGCCCCTCGCCCGCCGTCAATGATGGTCTTGTCGGCGCTGGAATGCATGAGAATGACATCCAGAACCTGGGGATGGGATTCAAGCTCCGTGTTCCCCGAGACAATGACGCAGTGCAAAAACGCCGGATTGAAGAGGTCGTCCAGTGTCTACGTGCGCGCGTTGCGGGGCGAGGCGTATCGCGGGAAGGAATCGAACGACTCAGCCGGCTAGAAGGATTTGAGTCAATctggcaagaagacaataTCAACATTGCGGGGAATTTCGTCGACCTCGAAATCGAATTTCACCCTGGTCATAATGCTGTGAAGGACGTGAGCTTGCGATATGCCACGCCAGAATACACAGAAGGCGAACGGCGTGATGAAGCCACTGCGGTGTTGAAACGCAACCTCGTTCAGTCCCCGCTTGACGCTGAATGTGGAAATTGGAAGCCACCTCAGGGGTTTTACGAGAACTTGCAATGGCTTGCGAAACATGATAAACTCAGCCAGGAGATCAATTGCTTTGAAGCATTGGAGGGACTGGAAGAGAACTTCAGACGGATatggggagaagagggcaagaCAGCAAAATATGACGGAGATCATGAGCATCTCTGTACGGGGGTTATTGGTCGCCCAAGCATGCACAAGGGAGCTCGAATCGGACTCGGCTTGGAGTACTGGGTTGAGCAGGCCAAGGTTCTGGatgcaaaagaaaaatccaCATCCCCAGACGCCATGGTGATTGACCGACCAGAAcaccaggatctggaggacCAGCCCCGGATATGGAGTATTATGCTTGAGTGCGAAGAGGGATATCCCTCACTACGCATCTCGAAAGAATGGGTGGGCAGCGAGGTCTTCACAGTGGGCGAGAGAAACGACTCCCTGCCTTCAAATGGAGCCGCGGGGTCTGTTAATTGGCTTGATCCTCCACAAACGATGCGTCTGTTGCATGGAAATCACCCTGATCCCATGGCGCTTGATTCGAGCATGCTGGAATCGTCCGCTCCAAACCGCCGATTTGTCGCTAAGCTTGATCCTGCTCTTGATGTCCCCATACTCGCAGCCTCAGATATTTACCGACATCTGGGTATGCAGCTACCCCAGGAATTCAAAATATTCACCTATGACGGCTTGCTCGTACCGGAGTGGTCGCCACTGTCATCAACAGACCCCTCCCCTCAGTCAGGCCGGAGAAGACAGACGAAGTCAGTGCACACTTTTGGCTCGAGGGGCGAGCCGTACAAAAAACAACACAGCTACTATTTCCAGGCATTTGAATCTGTTGCTGGTCGCACAATCCGTGATCTCCCATTCTCGCATCCTAGGCAGCTCGCAGATATCCTTCCG GTTCTTCGTCAATATGCCTTGTTGGCCAGTTTGATCCGAACCACCTTTCACTCTATAAAGAAAACcgacgaaaaagaaaagtctTATGAGAAGCAACCAAAGAGTCCCTCATCTGCCCTGGAACCAAGTATTTTCAAGGGCACTAACGGGCTCATCAACTTGAGCAACGACGACCCCAGCGAAAGCAGACTAGACTCATTGCTTGGCAaaaatgatgatgactctgaAGACGAGTCAATCAAACGCAAGAACACAACTGGTATTTCCAAGGACGACGTGAAAGTGGACGTGACTTTACGCACACAACTTGGACACGCTCCAGCGCTGATGTTGCTTCTCACAATACCCGGGGGAAACGATCCAACTTCCTCTGAATCTAGTCAGCCTATGCCGGAATCTCGACAGGTTTCGATCTGCCTTGAGGTCGGGTTAAATGGTCGGATTTCGACGGTGGACCTTGCTGGGCTTCTGGACGAGGAACCTACGGATGATGGAGACGCTGAGATGCAAGGGGCGGACGGGGCCGGCTCTAGCGCGCAGGAGatgcgcaagaagattgcCAGAGTCCTCGAGATCTCGCAGGATCTGGGTATTTTGGTGGAGTGGGTTCTCCGCTGGCTGCGAGAGCGGGCTGGCGCATAA
- a CDS encoding uncharacterized protein (ID:PFLUO_008821-T1.cds;~source:funannotate): protein MGSKTHSLKRDDDARLQEEGKQWAAKHRGIRVLDRSKKTKSAVSKSESEASQTPTEPQDSGEGGVFQK from the exons ATGGGATCCAAAAC TCACAGTCTCAAGCGCGATGACGATGCAAGGCTGCAGGAAGAAGGTAAACAATGGGCTGCAAAACACCGAGGCATCCGCGTGCTGGATCGAAGCAAGAAAACCAAGTCTGCAGTTTCGAAGAGTGAGAGTGAAGCCAGTCAAACGCCCACTGAGCCTCAAGACtcgggagagggaggagtCTTCCAAAAGTAA
- a CDS encoding uncharacterized protein (ID:PFLUO_008822-T1.cds;~source:funannotate), whose amino-acid sequence MAAESTVISNTENLMKYMSLDQRGRVQAEYIWIDSIGGTRSKTKTLSKPVKSVDELPEWNFDGSSTSQAPGDNSDVYLRPVAFYPDPFRQGDNILVLCETWDSDGSPNKYNFRHDSNRQMETHAKEGFWFGLEQEYTLLGTNGWPYGWPRGGFPGAQGPYYCGVGTGKVYCRDIVEAHYRACLYAGINISGINAEVMPSQWEYQVGPCPGIDMGDQLWMSRFLLHRVAEEFGVRISFEPKPVKGDWNGAGLHTNVSTDATRADGGMKVIEAAMKKLEARHLEHIAVYGEGNEERLTGRHETGNIDKFSYGVADRGGSIRIPRQVAKDGKGYFEDRRPASNADPYQITGIIVETMCGGL is encoded by the exons ATG GCCGCCGAATCAACTGTCATCTCCAACACGGAGAAT CTCATGAAGTACATGTCCCTTGACCAGCGTGGTCGGGTTCAGGCAGAATACATCTGGATCGACTCGATCGGTGGCACCCGCTCCAAGACAAAG ACCCTCTCCAAGCCCGTCAAGAGCGTCGACGAGCTCCCCGAATGGAACTTTGACGGTTCCTCGACCTCCCAGGCCCCCGGTGACAACTCCGATGTCTACCTCCGCCCCGTCGCATTCTACCCCGACCCCTTCCGCCAGGGTGACAACATCCTCGTTCTCTGCGAGACCTGGGATTCCGATGGCAGCCCCAACAAGTACAACTTCCGCCATGACTCCAACCGTCAGATGGAGACCCACGCCAAGGAGGGCTTCTGGTTCGGCCTGGAACAAGAGTACACCCTCCTCGGCACCAATGGCTGGCCCTACGGCTGGCCCCGTGGCGGTTTCCCCGGTGCCCAGGGTCCGTACTACTGCGGTGTCGGTACCGGCAAGGTTTACTGCCGTGACATCGTCGAGGCCCACTACCGTGCCTGCCTGTACGCCGGCATCAACATCTCCGGTATCAACGCTGAGGTCATGCCCTCCCAGTGGGAGTACCAGGTTGGCCCTTGCCCCGGTATTGACA TGGGTGACCAGCTGTGGATGTCccgtttcctccttcaccgCGTCGCCGAAGAGTTCGGCGTTCGGATTTCTTTCGAGCCCAAGCCCGTCAAGGGTGACTGGAACGGTGCCGGTCTGCACACCAACGTCTCCACCGATGCCACTCGTGCCGACGGCGGCATGAAGGTGATTGAGGCCGCGATGAAGAAGCTCGAGGCCCGTCACCTTGAGCACATTGCCGTGTACGGCGAAGGCAACGAGGAGCGTCTCACCGGTCGTCATGAGACCGGCAACATCGACAAGTTCTCCTACGGTGTCGCCGACCGCGGTGGCAGCATTCGGATTCCCCGCCAggtcgccaaggatggcaagggCTACTTCGAGGACCGTCGCCCGGCCTCGAATGCTGACCCCTACCAGATCACCGGTATCATCGTCGAAACTATGTGTGGTGGCCTCTAA
- a CDS encoding uncharacterized protein (ID:PFLUO_008823-T1.cds;~source:funannotate) — translation MSADEQQLPAMSGTKQPVSEDVHEQNPATKGSTAVDVESGDEVRVADIERIYRKLDRRIIPAFWVLYFLCSAIRSNVGLAQTMNEGSGHDLASVLHLNKHQISTGLALFYVCYVVFDLPSNLVMTRLSPHVWMSRIVISVGLIGTCMTAMKAAWSFYLLRLLLGIVTAGMWPGMAYYLTLFYPPSRTGKRIGQYFTAAQVSAAVVGLVSAGFQEMDGARGYVGFQWMFLVYGVVTIAVGIALLWWLPDRPTPPGELRPERRWFMRWLPRSSPALTGHDAEVHYHDLKRVYHAPAWTLRDLLHVFMDWRLWPLLVMYFGVVGVGIGTQLYATVIIQAINPSLSAVDLSLLSAPIWIMDLIAILLVTPLSDRFHRHRAIFFSIPTTLQILGLLLTSYAGTDDNPWPRYGGLLIVGFGLGPTVPITMTWTTEIFQPRHGEVGVAAASAVVSGLGNLGSILTTYALYSGWKSDYEAPGRQKYRKSNLVMIGILIASILSAALMEILLRFVDGRYRHVERQADAAVDEAGRREVKQRGLHGLLSG, via the exons ATGTCGGCCGACGAGCAACAACTCCCCGCTATGAGTGGGACTAAACAGCCCGTCTCGGAAGACGTTCACGAACAGAATCCGGCGACAAAAGGCTCCACGGCCGTGGACGTCGAGTCCGGCGACGAGGTCAGAGTCGCGGACATCGAGCGGATCTACAG AAAACTTGACCGTCGCATCATCCCTGCTTTCTGGGTCCTCTACTTCCTCTGCTCAGCCATCCGGTCCAATGTCGGGCTGGCACAGACGATGAACGAGGGCTCCGGACATGATCTTGCTTCTGTGCTTCACCTAAACAAGCATCAGATCTCGACGGGCCTAGCGCTTTTCTACGTCTGCTATGTGGTATTTGATCTGCCGTCTAACCTGGTCATGACTCGGCTCAGTCCCCACGTATGGATGAGTCGGATCGTGATCAGTGTAGGGTTGATCGGGACTTGTATGACGGCTATGAAAGCTGCCTGGAGTTTCTA tctcctccgtctcctcctGGGAATCGTCACGGCCGGCATGTGGCCCGGAATGGCTTACTACCTAACCCTCTTCTATCCGCCTTCGCGTACAGGCAAGCGCATCGGCCAGTACTTCACTGCAGCCCAGGTCTCCGCTGCGGTAGTCGGGCTCGTCTCCGCCGGCTTCCAAGAGATGGACGGCGCTCGCGGCTACGTGGGATTCCAGTGGATGTTCCTCGTCTACGGCGTCGTGACCATCGCCGTTGGCATTGCCCTGCTCTGGTGGCTGCCAGACCGTCCCACGCCGCCCGGTGAGCTCCGTCCTGAGCGTCGCTGGTTCATGCGCTGGCTGCCGCGCAGTTCTCCGGCGCTGACGGGCCACGACGCTGAGGTGCACTACCATGATCTGAAGCGCGTGTACCATGCCCCTGCGTGGACGCTGCGGGACTTGCTACATGTCTTCATGGACTGGCGTCTGTGGCCCCTGTTGGTTATGTACTTTGGTGTCGTGGGTGTCGGTATCGGTACGCAGTTGTATGCCACCGTCATTATCCAGGCGATCAACCCGTCCTTGAGTGCCGTTGATCTGAGTCTGTTGAGTGCGCCAATCTGGATT ATGGACCTcattgccatcctcctcgtaACCCCCCTATCAGACCGCTtccaccgccaccgcgcAATCTTTTTCTCAATCCCAACGACCCTCCAGATCCTAGGTCTCCTCTTAACAAGCTACGCGGGGACAGACGACAACCCGTGGCCCCGTTATGGCGGTCTACTGATCGTAggcttcggcctcggccCTACAGTGCCCATCACCATGACCTGGACGACGGAGATCTTCCAGCCGCGGCACGGCGAGGTCGGTGTAGCTGCGGCATCAGCCGTCGTCTCGGGCCTGGGTAACCTCGGTAGTATCCTTACTACATACGCGCTGTACTCGGGCTGGAAAAGCGACTATGAGGCTCCGGGGCGCCAGAAGTACCGCAAGAGTAACCTCGTTATGATTGGGATACTCATTGCGAGCATTCTCTCTGCGGCGCTGATGGAGATTCTGTTGCGCTTTGTTGACGGTAGGTATCGGCATGTTGAGAGGCAGGCTGATGCTGCTGTTGATGAGGCGGGGAGGCGGGAGGTAAAACAGCGTGGATTGCATGGCTTGCTGTCTGGGTGA
- a CDS encoding uncharacterized protein (ID:PFLUO_008824-T1.cds;~source:funannotate): MKPYFGLRGTRLNIVISLVAGLDFLLFGYDQGVMGGLLTLNSFVTTFPEIDTTAAGEKGLSPAQTSRRSTVQGITIACYNLGCFCGAIFCIWVGNYLGRRKTIFTGSIIMVVGATLQCTAFSLPHLIVGRIVTGIGNGMNTSTVPTWQSECSKSHHRGRLVMVEGALIAGGITISYWLDLGFSFLDPSSVSWRFPIAFQVFFALIIMIFVLPLPESPRWLILKGREDRAMGVLSAILDLPDTDPYVHSEFAAIKDAVLIASEVSFRDLFTMDENRHFHRVVLAYVNQMFQQISGINLITYYAATIYEKSIGMSGLMSRILAACNGTEYFLASLIPIFIIEKVGRRQLMLVGAAGMSVSMIVLAVTTSFKHQTGPGIAAAVFLFVFNTFFAWGWLGMTWLYPAEIVPLRIRAPANALSTSGNWIFNFMVVMITPVAFDSIGYQTYIIFAVINAFIFPVVYFFYPETAYRSLEEMDSIFHKTTSVFNVVSVARNEPHRYGKHGELLINYEDTEEHLRRASYASEKAARRASQNPDLENGKGTHVEDHKDDVSQSS, translated from the exons ATGAAGCCATATTTCGGGCTGCGGGGCACACGGCTCAATATTGTCATTAGCCTTGTCGCCGGTCTTGATTTCCT GCTGTTTGGATATGATCA GGGTGTTATGGGCGGCCTGCTCACATTGAACTCATTCGTTACCACATTCCCTGAAATCGACACCACCGCGGCTGGCGAGAAGGGTCTGAGTCCGGCGCAAACGTCGCGCCGGTCTACCGTTCAAG GAATCACAATTGCCTGCTACAACTTGGGCTGTTTCTGTGGAGCAATCTTCTGTATCTGGGTTGGCAACTACTTGGGCCGACGCAAGACCATCTTCACCGGCTCGATTATCATGGTCGTCGGTGCCACGCTGCAATGCACTGCTTTTTCTCTCCCCCATCTGATTGTTGGCCGTATCGTGACTGGTATCGGAAATGGCATGAACACTTCCACTGTCCCGACATGGCAATCG GAATGCTCCAAGTCACATCATCGTGGAAGACTGGTAATGGTGGAAGGTGCCTTGATCGCAGGTGGTATTACCATCAGTTACTGGTTGGATCTCGGGTTCTCCTTCCTCGATCCTAGCTCTGTCTCGTGGCGGTTCCCGATCGCATTTCAGGTCTTCTTTGCGTTGATCATTATGATATTCGTCCTGCCTCTGCCCGAATCTCCCAGATGGTTGATCTTGAAGGGCCGTGAGGACAGGGCAATGGGCGTGCTGTCAGCCATCTTGGATCTACCCGACACTGATCCCTATGTGCACTCGGAATTCGCCGCGATCAAAGATGCTGTCCTGATCGCCTCGGAAGTTAGCTTCCGTGATCTTTTCACCATGGACGAGAACCGCCATTTCCACCGTGTTGTTCTGGCCTATGTGAACCAGATGTTCCAGCAGATCTCTGGTATCAACCTCATCACATACTATGCCGCCACCATCTACGAGAAGTCCATCGGCATGAGCGGTCTGATGTCCCGAATTCTGGCGGCCTGCAATGGAACGGAGTATTTCCTTGCCTCATTAATCCCCATTTTCATCATTGAGAAAGTGGGCCGCCGGCAACTTATGTTggttggcgctgctggcaTGTCCGTCTCTATGATCGTCCTCGCCGTCACCACCAGCTTCAAGCACCAGACTGGGCCCGGTATTGCAGCTGCCGTGTTCCTGTTTGTCTTCAATACGTTCTTTGCCTGGGGCTGGCTGGGAATGACCTGGCTATATCCCGCCGAGATTGTCCCGCTCCGGATTCGAGCTCCTGCCAACGCTCTGTCAACTTCGGGTAACTGGATTTTCAActtcatggtggtgatgatcaCTCCGGTGGCATTTGACTCTATCGGATACCAGACCTATATTATATTTGCTGTGAT TAACGCCTTCATCTTCCCAGTTgtctacttcttctaccCCGAGACGGCCTACCGAtctctggaggagatggactccatcttccacaagACCACAAGCGTCTTCAACGTTGTTTCCGTCGCCCGAAATGAGCCTCACCGCTACGGCAAGCATGGTGAGCTGCTCATCAACTACGAGGATACCGAAGAGCACCTGCGCCGCGCCAGTTACGCCTCCGAAAAGGCTGCCCGTCGTGCCAGCCAAAATCctgatctggagaatggaAAGGGCACTCATGTTGAAGACCACAAGGATGATGTGTCTCAAAGCAGTTAG
- a CDS encoding uncharacterized protein (ID:PFLUO_008825-T1.cds;~source:funannotate), producing the protein MSNDWGQESTKKGFDSWGEDNKPQSVETVGWRPSANGRENAMPGAYISPGRGEPGHVSPAQRPAGIHAGDGKAPDMEISCDEPGHFARNCNNPMRCFNCNEPGHEKADCTQPQKSMACFNCGMEGHSKADCPEPPKSMACFNCGQEGHAKADCPNPRVFQGTCNICKQEGHPAALCPEKPPTVCKNCQTEGHKAQDCTNPRKFDLNLVADKVPMEAWAMMKQASDERDLEDFRTALSIYSKAVPAATFVDIEKKMRDENFNIYFIALQKDVGDVISLINLQGKLGCTYSVGFFYGPKPQRATLRGRWPDDEEVNLEHLADAGLPFDRMVPKCLNCGEMGHISKWCKEERAVVEHVEIKCANCNTIGHRVRDCTEKRRSKFGCRNCGSELHDADNCPEPNTVECRRCNEVGHFAKDCPTKEARTCRNCGSEDHTARECDKPRDPSTMTCRNCDEVGHMSRDCTKKKDWSRVKCNQCGEMGHTIRRCPQAPEQQQTSLSVGAGDDDWNTGSAFPTEPAADDGGDW; encoded by the exons ATGTCTAATGACTGGGGCCAAGAGTCCACCAAGAAGGGCTTCGACAGCTGGGGCGAGGACAACAAGCCCCAGAGTGTTGAGACTGTTGGCTGGCGCCCGAGCGCGAATG GCCGTGAGAATGCCATGCCCGGTGCCTACATTTctcctggccgaggcgaaCCTGGCCATGTGTCTCCTGCCCAGCGCCCTGCTGGCATACACGCCGGCGACGGGAAGGCGCCTGACATGGAGATCAG TTGCGACGAGCCTGGCCATTTTGCTCGTAACTGCAACAACCCCATGAGGTGCTTCAACTGCAACGAGCCTGG CCACGAGAAGGCGGACTGCACCCAGCCTCAAAAGTCCATGGCTTGCTTCAACTGCGGCATGGAAGG CCACTCCAAGGCAGATTGCCCTGAGCCTCCCAAATCCATGGCCTGCTTTAACTGTGGCCAGGAAGG CCACGCCAAGGCCGACTGTCCGAATCCACGCGTCTTCCAGGGCACTTGCAATATTTGCAAGCAGGAGGGACACCCTGCTGCTCTTTGCCCGGAGAAGCCTCCCACTGTTTGCAAGAACTGCCAGACTGAAG GCCACAAGGCGCAGGATTGCACCAACCCCCGCAAATTCGACCTCAACCTAGTCGCTGACAAGGTTCCGATGGAGGCGTGGGCCATGATGAAGCAGGCGAGCGATGAGCGAGACCTCGAGGACTTCCGCACG GCTCTGTCTATCTACTCGAAGGCCGTTCCTGCCGCCACTTTTGTGGACATCGAAAAGAAGATGCGTGATGAGAATTTCAACATCTATTTCATTGCTCTG CAAAAGGACGTGGGTGATGTCATCAGCTTGATCAACCTCCAGGGCAAACTGGGCTGCACCTACTCCGTCGGGTTCTTCTACGGCCCGAAGCCGCAGCGCGCTACTCTCCGCGGGCGCTGGcctgatgacgaggaagtcAACCTAGAGCATCTTGCAGACGCTGGTCTTCCATTTGATCGCATGGTGCCCAAGTGCCTCAACTGCGGAG AAATGGGCCACATTTCTAAATGGTGCAAGGAGGAGCGTGCTGTGGTTGAGCATGTCGAGATCAAGTGTGCAAACTGCAATACCATTGGACACCGTGTGCGCGACTGCACTGAGAAGCGCCGCAGCAAGTTTGGTTGCCGCAACTGCGG ATCGGAGCTTCACGATGCCGATAACTGCCCGGAACCCAACACGGTGGAGTGCCGTCGTTGCAACGAAG TCGGACATTTTGCAAAGGATTGTCCCACCAAGGAGGCTCGCACTTGCCGTAACTGCGG CTCGGAGGATCACACTGCTCGTGAATGTGACAAGCCTCGCGATCCCTCCACAATGACTTGCCGCAACTGCGATGAAG TCGGCCATATGTCTCGTGATTGtaccaagaagaaggattgGTCGCGAGTCAAGTGCAACCAGTGCGGTGAAA TGGGACACACTATTCGACGCTGCCCTCAGGCTcctgagcagcagcagactAGCCTCTCCGTTGGcgctggcgatgacgacTGGAACACTGGTTCAGCCTTCCCGACTGAGCCCGCGGCGGACGATGGTGGAGATTGGTGA
- a CDS encoding uncharacterized protein (ID:PFLUO_008826-T1.cds;~source:funannotate): MDQTQSGELNWRLSAHPITLLVFLGFRIGALLMYLFGVLFIDNFILVFILTLLLLSADFYYLKNIAGRRLVGLRWWNEVNSSTGDSHWVFESSDPNVRTINTTDKRFFWLSMYTTPALWVGLAVLAIVRLVGVIWLSLIAIALILTVTNTMAFSRCDKFSQASTYANRALGGGIVNNLAGGLLGRLFR, translated from the exons ATGGACCAAACGCAATCCGGCGAGTTGAACTGGCGCCTCAGCGCACACCCGATCACGCTACTtgtcttcttgggcttccgCATCG GTGCTCTGTTGATGTATCTCTTTGGTGTTCTCTTTATTGACAACTT catcctcgtcttcatcctgaCCCTCCTGCTCCTCTCTGCCGATTTTTACTACCTGAAGAACATTGCCGGCCGCCGACTTGTTGGTCTACGCTGGTGGAATGAGGTCAACTCATCCACCGGCGACTCGCACTGGGTCTTCGAGTCTTCCGACCCTAACGTCCGCACCATCAATACCACCGATAagcgcttcttctggctcaGCATGTATACCACCCCAGCCCTGTGGGTTGGACTGGCCGTCCTGGCCATTGTCAGATTGGTGGGAGTCATCTGGCTGAGTCTCATTG CTATTGCCCTCATCTTGACTGTCACcaacaccatggccttctctCGCTGTGATAAGTTCAGCCAGGCCTCGACGTATGCCAACCGGGCACTGGGTGGTGGAATTGTCAACAACTTGGCTGGTGGTCTGCTGGGCAGGCTCTTCAGGTGA
- a CDS encoding uncharacterized protein (ID:PFLUO_008827-T1.cds;~source:funannotate): MEGPKPTSENLPTDDNGYQTYKAAGKLSGKKAIITGGDSGIGRAVAILFAMEGASSLITYLPEEEKDAQETKKRVEEIGQSCHCFATDLRDKNNCQKVVDTALKSLGGIDILVNNAGTQTMIEDIKDLEESQWESTFDTNIHSIFYLSKYTLPHLKNGSTIINCASVNHYIGRPDLLDYTSTKGAIVAFTRALSNQQVKNGIRVNCVCPGPVWTPLIPATMNTSAQEQFSGTPMGRPGQPSEVATCFVFLASQDSSFISGQSLHPNGGVVVNG, encoded by the exons ATGGAAGGTCCAAAGCCAACCTCAGAAAATCTCCCCACCGATGATAATGGGTACCAAACATACAAAGCGGCCGGCAAGCTTTCAGGAAAGAAGGCCATAATCACTGGTGGCGACTCAGGAATCGGTCGCGCAGTTGCCATTCTATTTGCCATGGAAGGGGCGTCTAGCCTGATCACGTATCTGccagaggaggaaaaggatgCGCAGGAGACAAAGAAGCGAGTGGAAGAAATCGGACAGAGCTGTCATTGTTTCGCAACCGATCTTCGTGATAAAAATAACTGCCAAAAGGTGGTCGACACAGCCCTGAAAAGCTTGGGTGGCATTGACATCCTAGTCAACAATGCTGGGACTCAAACGATGATTGAGGATATCAAAGATTTGGAAGA GTCCCAATGGGAAAGTACATTCGACACTAACATCCATTCGATCTTCTATCTCTCAAAGTACACGCTTCCCCACCTCAAGAACGGGTCGACGATCATCAATTGCGCTTCCGTCAACCACTATATCGGTCGCCCTGATCTACTTGACTACACGTCAACAAAGGGAGCAATCGTTGCGTTTACCAGGGCGTTGTCCAACCAGCAAGTCAAGAATGGAATCCGGGTGAATTGCGTGTGTCCTGGACCAG TCTGGACCCCTCTGATTCCGGCAACCATGAATACCTCCGCTCAGGAGCAGTTCAGCGGCACACCAATGGGTCGCCCGGGACAGCCCAGTGAGGTTGCAACATGTTTCGTCTTCCTTGCAAGCCAGGACAGTAGCTTTATCTCGGGCCAAAGTCTGCATCCTAACGGGGGAGTTGTGGTCAATGGATAG